From the genome of Armatimonadia bacterium, one region includes:
- a CDS encoding EamA family transporter yields the protein MAQLICFLIAGKPMETSARPNMLPFFLILLVAISLGAIGQVLLKSGLRQLPEDASAVTILLSAVCNFRVFMGFFCYGLSSLVYLLALKRLPLSYAYPMVALSYVLVVLISWKVFDETIPPLRIAALAIILTGVVVLALSYDHNGSETPTAPTTAQASSTSLPGSGTP from the coding sequence GTGGCCCAGCTTATCTGCTTCCTGATTGCCGGCAAACCTATGGAGACATCCGCACGCCCCAACATGCTCCCGTTCTTCCTTATCCTGCTGGTCGCCATCTCGCTGGGTGCAATCGGTCAGGTCCTGCTGAAGTCAGGACTGCGACAGTTGCCTGAAGACGCGTCTGCGGTGACCATTCTGCTGTCCGCGGTCTGCAACTTCCGTGTGTTCATGGGGTTCTTCTGCTACGGGCTCAGCTCACTGGTCTATCTGCTTGCGCTCAAGCGGCTGCCGCTCAGCTACGCCTACCCCATGGTGGCGCTCAGCTACGTCCTGGTAGTGCTCATATCCTGGAAGGTCTTCGATGAGACGATCCCGCCGCTGCGCATTGCGGCGCTGGCGATCATCCTGACCGGCGTTGTCGTGCTGGCGCTCAGCTATGACCACAACGGCAGCGAGACGCCGACGGCACCGACCACGGCTCAGGCCTCCAGCACTTCGCTGCCGGGCAGCGGCACTCCCTGA
- a CDS encoding corrinoid protein, with amino-acid sequence MADLQALADAIIQGKRDEATKLTKAALDDGVAPADVINEGLIAGMSVVGTKFKNNEFYVPEVLIAARAMHAGMDLVKPLLAETGIEPRGVVAIGTVKGDLHDIGKNLVAMMLEGGGFEVVDLGVDVSPEKFVESVNAKGVGIIALSALLTTTMPSMKDTIDALAEAGVRDRVKVMIGGAPVTQNYADEIGADGYAPDAASAVDVANELKG; translated from the coding sequence ATGGCGGATCTGCAAGCCTTGGCGGACGCTATCATCCAGGGAAAACGCGACGAGGCGACAAAGCTGACAAAGGCTGCGCTCGATGATGGCGTGGCCCCGGCAGACGTTATCAACGAGGGCCTAATCGCCGGGATGTCGGTAGTTGGCACGAAGTTCAAGAACAACGAGTTCTACGTTCCCGAGGTCCTCATTGCCGCACGTGCGATGCACGCCGGCATGGACCTGGTCAAGCCCCTGCTTGCTGAGACCGGGATTGAGCCGCGCGGTGTCGTCGCCATTGGCACCGTTAAGGGCGACCTTCACGATATCGGCAAGAACCTTGTGGCCATGATGCTTGAGGGTGGCGGCTTCGAAGTCGTGGACCTCGGCGTCGATGTGTCACCGGAGAAGTTCGTCGAGTCAGTCAACGCGAAGGGCGTCGGCATCATCGCCCTCTCGGCTCTGCTGACCACCACGATGCCGTCCATGAAGGATACCATCGACGCGCTGGCCGAGGCCGGCGTTCGTGACAGGGTCAAGGTCATGATCGGTGGCGCTCCGGTTACGCAGAACTACGCTGACGAGATCGGCGCCGACGGCTATGCCCCGGACGCCGCCTCTGCTGTGGACGTAGCCAACGAACTGAAGGGTTAG
- a CDS encoding ASKHA domain-containing protein: MTVNVRFEPDGIEAAVAASITVSEAAHEADLSLHLPCGGRGKCGKCRVTVLSGSLSEPTVEEVELLTPEELESGCRLACQARLEGDAVIEVPPEAHVIGKKALNGDLVRPVKLHPNARQIHVKLPAPSIHDQRSDFDRLDGALSQVTATLHACPAALRVLAGALREGDFEVIASIVGSRLVDVRPGSQRPRTLGVAVDIGTTTVVAYLVDLLTGRPLTTAAAYNEQGRHGADVISRIEYCGTHEDGVETLRGLVLQTINGIIAEALGKCGCRTEDLYEVTIVGNTAMNHLFMGLDPRNLAQAPYIPVTTRAHELAPAEAGIAMHPRGSVFCLPTIAGFVGADTVGVILATDMLDRGHPVLAIDIGTNGEVALWAKGKLLVASCAAGPAFEGAQIEHGMRAAPGAIEHVRLKDEGIEIQTIGGQQPTGICGSGLFDAVARVLELGVVESSGRFVDGQLPAGTSPQVAQRLVGEGNTRRFILSDPDDASPVYLSQRDVRQIQLAKGAVRAAVDLLLEMAELEPEELGEVLLAGAFGNYVDPVSALRMGMLPPVPVERIKGVGNAAGAGALLALISLEERRRAAELAAAAEHVELSRLPQFQMAFMDAMVFP; the protein is encoded by the coding sequence ATGACAGTCAACGTTCGCTTTGAGCCCGATGGCATAGAGGCTGCAGTCGCAGCCTCTATCACTGTCTCTGAAGCAGCCCACGAAGCCGACCTCAGTCTCCATCTCCCCTGCGGCGGGCGTGGCAAGTGTGGCAAATGCCGCGTGACCGTGCTGTCCGGCTCCCTGTCCGAGCCGACCGTCGAGGAAGTGGAGCTTCTCACCCCTGAGGAGCTGGAAAGCGGCTGCCGGCTTGCCTGTCAGGCCCGGCTCGAGGGCGACGCAGTCATCGAGGTACCGCCAGAAGCCCATGTCATCGGCAAGAAGGCCCTCAACGGCGACTTGGTGCGTCCCGTCAAGCTCCACCCGAATGCCCGGCAGATCCACGTCAAGCTGCCGGCCCCCAGCATCCATGACCAGCGCAGCGACTTCGACCGCCTCGATGGCGCCCTCTCGCAGGTAACGGCGACGCTGCACGCGTGCCCCGCCGCTCTCAGGGTGCTGGCCGGAGCCCTGCGCGAAGGTGACTTCGAGGTCATTGCCTCCATCGTTGGGAGCCGCTTGGTGGACGTTCGCCCCGGCTCGCAGCGGCCCAGGACTCTCGGCGTGGCCGTCGATATCGGCACAACGACCGTCGTCGCCTACCTCGTCGACCTGCTGACCGGCCGACCGCTGACCACGGCCGCCGCCTACAATGAACAGGGACGGCACGGAGCGGATGTCATCTCCCGCATCGAGTACTGCGGCACTCACGAAGATGGTGTAGAGACGCTGCGTGGGCTGGTCCTGCAGACCATCAATGGGATCATCGCCGAAGCCCTGGGAAAGTGTGGCTGCCGGACCGAGGACCTCTACGAGGTCACGATCGTCGGGAACACGGCGATGAACCACCTGTTCATGGGCCTTGACCCTCGGAACCTGGCTCAGGCGCCCTACATCCCCGTGACCACACGCGCTCACGAGTTGGCACCGGCCGAGGCCGGTATCGCCATGCATCCGCGAGGCAGCGTGTTCTGTCTGCCGACCATCGCCGGGTTCGTCGGTGCGGACACGGTCGGCGTGATCCTGGCGACGGATATGCTCGATCGGGGCCATCCGGTTCTTGCCATCGATATCGGCACCAACGGTGAGGTTGCGCTGTGGGCGAAGGGCAAGCTGCTGGTCGCCTCCTGCGCCGCCGGTCCGGCCTTTGAAGGGGCTCAGATCGAGCATGGCATGCGGGCCGCGCCCGGTGCGATCGAGCATGTGCGCCTCAAGGATGAGGGCATCGAGATCCAGACCATCGGTGGGCAGCAGCCAACAGGCATCTGCGGCTCAGGGCTGTTCGATGCAGTGGCGCGGGTCCTCGAACTCGGCGTAGTGGAGAGCTCCGGTCGGTTCGTCGACGGGCAGTTGCCGGCAGGTACCTCGCCGCAGGTCGCCCAACGACTCGTGGGCGAAGGCAACACACGCCGCTTCATCCTCAGCGATCCCGACGACGCGTCTCCCGTGTACCTGTCACAGCGCGATGTGCGGCAGATCCAGCTAGCCAAGGGTGCGGTGCGCGCGGCGGTCGATCTGCTCCTGGAGATGGCTGAGCTCGAGCCCGAAGAGCTCGGCGAGGTGCTCCTTGCCGGTGCCTTCGGGAACTACGTCGACCCGGTGAGCGCTCTACGAATGGGCATGCTCCCACCGGTGCCGGTGGAGCGCATCAAGGGCGTCGGGAATGCTGCGGGAGCCGGTGCTTTGCTTGCCCTGATCTCCCTGGAGGAGCGCCGGCGTGCTGCTGAGCTTGCGGCAGCGGCAGAGCACGTGGAGCTGTCACGGCTGCCGCAGTTCCAGATGGCTTTCATGGATGCAATGGTCTTTCCGTAG
- a CDS encoding tetratricopeptide repeat protein: protein MDEETQQLFEEANKARLSGDYEKALPLLEDAVRACPDAAACWWALGHVLLNTGDFDRAIARMEKSTELEPENQRYWLDLARSLEMLGEYERARPALEKILEIDGSTREAGEARKSLAYY, encoded by the coding sequence ATGGACGAAGAAACCCAACAGCTCTTCGAGGAAGCAAACAAGGCCCGCCTCAGCGGAGACTACGAGAAGGCACTGCCTTTGCTCGAGGACGCGGTGCGCGCGTGCCCCGACGCAGCCGCCTGCTGGTGGGCCCTCGGGCACGTGCTGCTCAACACGGGCGATTTCGACCGTGCCATTGCCCGGATGGAGAAGTCCACGGAACTGGAGCCAGAGAACCAGCGCTACTGGCTCGACCTTGCCAGATCCCTGGAGATGCTGGGCGAGTATGAGCGTGCCCGGCCTGCTCTGGAGAAGATACTTGAGATCGACGGTAGTACCCGGGAGGCCGGCGAAGCCCGCAAGAGCCTCGCCTACTACTAG